The proteins below come from a single Papaver somniferum cultivar HN1 chromosome 11, ASM357369v1, whole genome shotgun sequence genomic window:
- the LOC113323934 gene encoding uncharacterized protein LOC113323934: MTYCMIPHICNPVTGEVVNLPKNLLVEEDYEKPHRFGDDFISRFGYIFSADEYKVVRIYARCGYPSKDRCLKVQVYTLGNILGWRDKGRPNIYISKNSEADGSRNGVFANGALHWIENEKHKIVAFDLAVEKFILIPLPSDYSRMDIGYLNFTLKLLGGYLSVYQLTGEQGRIFVDIWSLKKKKQCN, translated from the coding sequence ATGACGTATTGTATGATCCCACATATCTGTAATCCCGTCACCGGAGAAGTTGTTAATCTTCCAAAAAACCTATTGGTCGAGGAAGACTATGAAAAGCCTCATCGTTTTGGAGATGATTTTATTAGTAGATTTGGCTACATTTTTTCAGCTGATGAATACAAGGTTGTTAGAATATACGCTAGATGTGGTTATCCGTCTAAGGACCGGTGCCTCAAAGTCCAAGTATACACTCTCGGTAACATTCTAGGGTGGAGAGACAAAGGAAGACCTAACATCTATATATCAAAAAATTCAGAAGCCGATGGCAGTAGAAATGGTGTCTTTGCAAACGGAGCCCTTCATTGGATAGAGAATGAGAAACATAAAATTGTGGCTTTTGATTTGGCAGTTGAGAAATTCATATTGATTCCACTACCATCAGATTATTCGCGCATGGATATTGGTTATTTAAATTTTACTCTTAAGTTGTTGGGAGGTTACTTATCTGTTTATCAATTAACTGGAGAACAAGGCAGAATATTCGTTGACATATGGTcattaaagaaaaagaaacagtgTAATTAA